Proteins encoded by one window of Cylindrospermum stagnale PCC 7417:
- a CDS encoding pre-peptidase C-terminal domain-containing protein encodes MSLIQIGSLSSAAVTKNDFSLSAGEPDDVFQFQIGSTRNINLALTDISASDNADLRLYRDNGDGIFNASTDPLIQSAGKFLNDDEAINVRADAGTYFAQVQRYDAGSQGGVTYDLALSATAPGNINDFSNLLPTEVELGFVSSNATRTGNVSNSNTADVYHFTLGLFTGANISLTGISSTADADIRLIQDINQNGIVDAGEELRRSTNNLGQSEFFQAFGTQGNGEFLLQVNQYSGTTNYTLNIDVFDSIGIA; translated from the coding sequence ATGTCACTTATTCAAATTGGTTCTCTATCTAGCGCTGCTGTTACCAAAAATGATTTCTCTTTAAGTGCAGGTGAACCCGATGATGTGTTTCAATTCCAAATCGGTAGTACCAGAAATATTAACCTAGCGCTTACAGACATTAGTGCTAGCGATAATGCCGACCTAAGACTGTATCGAGACAATGGTGATGGTATATTCAACGCCAGCACTGATCCATTGATTCAATCTGCTGGTAAGTTTTTGAATGACGATGAGGCAATTAATGTCAGAGCAGATGCAGGTACTTATTTTGCCCAAGTCCAGCGCTATGATGCTGGTAGTCAAGGTGGTGTAACTTATGATTTAGCCTTATCTGCAACTGCGCCCGGTAATATAAATGATTTCAGCAACCTGCTGCCCACAGAGGTTGAACTTGGTTTTGTATCATCTAATGCCACCCGTACTGGTAATGTAAGTAATTCAAACACTGCTGATGTTTACCACTTCACGCTGGGACTCTTTACGGGCGCAAACATTTCACTGACAGGAATCAGCTCAACTGCTGATGCTGACATCCGACTGATTCAAGACATTAACCAGAATGGCATCGTTGACGCAGGCGAGGAACTTCGACGCTCTACTAATAATCTAGGACAGTCAGAGTTTTTCCAAGCTTTTGGAACTCAGGGCAACGGTGAATTTTTACTGCAAGTCAACCAATATTCTGGTACTACCAACTATACTCTCAACATCGATGTCTTTGATAGCATTGGAATTGCTTAA
- a CDS encoding response regulator: MSKCVLIVDDEEDVRAIAQMGLEMAAGWTVLTASSGQEALVVAASNQPDVILLDMMMPDMDGRATLQQLKVNPITQHIPVILVTAKVQPSEQQSFLLLDIAAVFAKPFRPLKLADEISSVLSSIAKT; this comes from the coding sequence ATGAGTAAATGTGTATTAATAGTTGATGATGAAGAAGATGTGCGGGCGATCGCTCAAATGGGATTAGAAATGGCAGCAGGTTGGACAGTGCTAACTGCTAGTTCTGGACAAGAAGCTTTGGTCGTAGCAGCAAGCAACCAACCTGATGTCATTCTATTGGATATGATGATGCCTGATATGGATGGTCGGGCAACCCTGCAACAACTTAAAGTGAACCCGATAACTCAGCATATTCCCGTTATTCTGGTTACTGCAAAGGTTCAACCTTCAGAACAACAGAGCTTTCTTCTGTTGGATATTGCTGCTGTATTTGCTAAACCCTTTCGTCCCTTAAAGTTGGCTGACGAGATCAGTAGTGTCTTGAGTTCTATTGCAAAAACATAA
- a CDS encoding ATP-binding response regulator, with translation MHSQPLDKPKANILVIDDTPENLQLLAAMLTGQGYKVRSVTKATAGLRGAQAAPPDLILLDVNMPEMNGYEVCQHLKANEITRDIPVIFLSAMDSVLDKVKAFSVGGVDYITKPFNVEEVLARLENHLMIRNLRASLQEQNTRLEQEIQERQQAEEKFAKAFSSSPSPIMISSLADGCFIDANSSFLRMSGYSLEEIIGNTFTELNLGMNQQKYASTIGQLLEKGSLQNHEIEFRTKLGEVRIALLSAELIELSGRECVLNTLNDITERRRLENEFISLVSHELRTPLTSLVGALDLLAAGQLGTLTSRGQQVLNIAITNTERLIRLVNDILDLERIKSGKLTIQKVKSNAANLLTQSAEVMQPMAERSQINLVVEPITAEILVDPDRILQTLTNLLSNAIKFSEPGTTIWLRAQMQPNCLQITVQDQGRGIPADKLQTIFERFQQVDASDSRNKGGTGLGLAICRNIFEQHGGNIWAESILGQGSIFYLTLPLLE, from the coding sequence ATGCATAGTCAGCCATTAGACAAACCTAAAGCCAATATTCTAGTCATTGATGACACTCCAGAAAACTTGCAGCTTTTAGCTGCCATGCTGACAGGACAAGGTTACAAAGTTCGTAGTGTCACCAAAGCTACAGCCGGTCTGCGGGGAGCGCAAGCAGCGCCACCAGACTTGATTTTGCTGGATGTAAATATGCCAGAGATGAATGGTTATGAGGTTTGTCAACATCTCAAAGCCAATGAGATCACTCGTGACATTCCTGTAATTTTTCTGAGTGCGATGGATAGCGTGCTAGATAAAGTGAAAGCCTTTTCAGTCGGAGGCGTAGACTACATTACTAAACCCTTCAACGTCGAAGAGGTGCTGGCACGTTTAGAAAATCATTTGATGATTCGCAATTTGCGTGCATCGTTGCAAGAGCAAAATACTAGGTTAGAACAGGAGATTCAGGAGCGCCAGCAGGCGGAGGAAAAGTTTGCCAAAGCTTTTAGTTCTAGTCCCAGTCCTATAATGATTTCTTCCCTGGCAGATGGCTGCTTTATTGATGCCAACAGTAGTTTTTTGAGAATGAGTGGCTATTCCCTAGAGGAAATTATTGGTAACACCTTCACAGAACTCAATTTGGGAATGAATCAACAAAAGTACGCTAGCACAATTGGGCAACTTTTGGAAAAAGGATCTCTGCAAAATCATGAAATTGAATTTCGTACCAAATTAGGCGAAGTTAGAATTGCTTTGCTCTCTGCGGAACTCATTGAGCTATCCGGGAGAGAGTGCGTCCTCAATACTCTCAACGATATCACTGAGCGCCGACGGTTAGAAAACGAATTCATCTCTTTAGTTAGCCATGAACTACGTACCCCCCTCACCTCTTTGGTGGGAGCTTTAGACCTTTTAGCGGCTGGACAGCTAGGAACGCTGACTTCAAGAGGTCAACAAGTCCTAAATATTGCTATTACCAACACTGAACGCTTGATTCGTTTAGTCAATGATATTTTAGACTTGGAACGGATAAAATCGGGTAAGCTGACCATCCAAAAGGTCAAGTCTAACGCGGCCAACCTACTTACCCAGTCGGCAGAAGTTATGCAACCGATGGCGGAACGCTCCCAAATCAATCTTGTTGTTGAACCCATCACGGCTGAAATCTTAGTAGATCCAGACCGGATACTGCAAACTCTGACTAACTTGTTGAGCAACGCCATCAAATTTTCCGAACCTGGTACTACTATTTGGCTGCGTGCCCAGATGCAGCCAAATTGCTTGCAAATCACAGTTCAAGACCAGGGACGAGGTATTCCGGCTGATAAACTACAGACAATTTTTGAGCGGTTTCAGCAGGTAGATGCCTCCGATTCTCGCAACAAAGGGGGCACAGGTCTAGGGTTGGCTATTTGCCGTAACATTTTTGAGCAACATGGCGGTAATATTTGGGCAGAAAGCATTCTGGGTCAAGGCAGTATCTTCTATCTGACTCTGCCATTACTAGAGTAA
- a CDS encoding peptidylprolyl isomerase translates to MTKVLQLGDRAIASEEIIPLLASYQLIPQLLGERIIDQAILSVTCTPEETAQACAEFYQHWELTSEIQQQNWRSQYDLTQEKLELLATRKLRTEKFKQATWGHKLESYFLQRKRQLDQVIYSLIRVDKIGIANELYFRIREGEESFAELARKYSQGTEAQTYGIIGPVELGNLPLNLANLLYTIPVGEVQPPVRFGEWLAIVRIEQVIPARLDEFMRQRLLKENFTVWYQQQLSQLSPREQIWMGIKPPPVKAMENLAA, encoded by the coding sequence ATGACGAAAGTTTTACAATTAGGCGATCGCGCGATCGCCTCTGAGGAGATCATTCCCCTCCTCGCTAGCTATCAGCTAATTCCGCAATTACTGGGCGAGAGGATTATTGACCAAGCAATTTTATCAGTTACCTGCACCCCTGAAGAAACGGCTCAAGCTTGTGCAGAATTTTATCAACATTGGGAATTGACTTCAGAAATCCAACAGCAAAACTGGCGATCGCAATATGATTTAACCCAAGAGAAATTGGAACTCTTGGCAACGCGAAAACTCAGAACAGAAAAGTTTAAGCAAGCGACTTGGGGTCATAAATTAGAATCTTATTTTCTGCAACGCAAACGACAACTAGACCAAGTTATTTACTCTTTAATTCGCGTTGACAAGATCGGAATAGCTAACGAACTTTATTTTCGTATCCGCGAAGGAGAAGAATCTTTTGCTGAGTTAGCCCGGAAATATTCTCAAGGGACAGAAGCACAAACCTATGGCATTATCGGCCCAGTTGAGTTAGGGAATTTGCCCTTAAATTTGGCAAATCTACTATATACCATTCCCGTTGGGGAAGTTCAACCCCCTGTACGTTTCGGAGAATGGCTGGCGATTGTACGTATTGAACAAGTCATTCCAGCACGTTTAGATGAATTTATGCGTCAAAGACTGCTCAAAGAAAATTTTACAGTTTGGTATCAGCAGCAATTATCTCAACTTTCCCCACGGGAACAAATATGGATGGGTATTAAACCGCCGCCAGTAAAAGCGATGGAAAATTTAGCAGCATGA